From one Candidatus Cloacimonadota bacterium genomic stretch:
- a CDS encoding response regulator transcription factor: MNNLIGVDWEEVKMNNQKILIIDDDPDYTIATKVILKREGYQVISAVDGNQGIEKARSEKPDLILMDVMLPDTDGFSICREFFFQDCN; this comes from the coding sequence GGATTGGGAAGAAGTAAAAATGAATAACCAAAAAATTCTGATTATCGATGATGATCCTGATTACACTATAGCCACCAAAGTCATTCTTAAAAGAGAAGGTTATCAGGTAATCTCTGCTGTTGATGGGAATCAAGGAATTGAAAAAGCAAGATCGGAAAAACCGGATCTGATCTTAATGGATGTCATGTTGCCCGATACCGATGGTTTTTCTATTTGCCGGGAATTTTTTTTTCAAGACTGTAACTAA